In Pedobacter sp. WC2423, the following are encoded in one genomic region:
- the mscL gene encoding large conductance mechanosensitive channel protein MscL, which produces MSFVKEFKEFAIKGNVVDLAVGVIIGGAFGKIVTSMVNDLIMPPISLLIGDKGFVNYYIPLSDKVRAFVAANPAASLEEARKAGPVFAWGNFATEVINFVILAFIIFLMVKAINQLKRKQEEVVVAEPVPTKEEVLLGEIRDLLKTRNI; this is translated from the coding sequence ATGAGTTTTGTAAAAGAATTTAAGGAATTTGCCATCAAAGGCAATGTAGTCGACCTGGCAGTCGGTGTGATTATTGGAGGGGCATTTGGTAAGATTGTAACCTCAATGGTTAATGATTTAATTATGCCTCCTATCAGCTTATTAATTGGTGATAAGGGCTTTGTAAACTATTATATTCCACTAAGCGATAAAGTGAGGGCATTTGTTGCTGCTAATCCTGCGGCCTCTCTGGAAGAGGCAAGAAAAGCAGGGCCTGTGTTTGCATGGGGAAATTTCGCCACAGAAGTGATTAACTTCGTGATTCTGGCCTTCATTATTTTTCTAATGGTAAAAGCGATCAATCAATTGAAACGTAAACAAGAGGAAGTTGTTGTAGCTGAGCCAGTTCCAACAAAAGAAGAAGTTTTGTTAGGCGAAATCAGAGACTTACTGAAAACCAGGAATATTTAA
- a CDS encoding 7TM diverse intracellular signaling domain-containing protein yields MILFKKILFLTIALLCSAVLTYSATQDSTLVFKNENNILKIENGISIFRDPAKSLTIQEVIGRKFEYLNQRVPNLGITSDKIWIKFTVDNQSLAENLMLVVAQPAIDSITLYRLDNHKLYASSKLGKFKAFHARLVDNPNYIFPVNMARNKKETFYISVSSTDQIQLPISLGTPKVVLVNDNSKNILFGIYAGIIIIMILYNLFISFTVKDPSYIYYIFYIFFVGLTQATFQGYAFKFLWPDSPWLAINSSFLVPFFSGITTALFLKRFLQTKVYTPKLHIGIDLFVFFYFIALVAWISGAHTISIKSLQTLALFGSLYFLYVANVIRRKGSRPALFFLVAYTIFLLCVVIFVLRNFNLVEYNLFTSYILEIGSVIQITLLSFALADKINVYRKDKEQSQEQALRISKENERLIREQNIELEIQVNKRTEELQNSNLTLNLTLKELKEAQSQLVDAEKMAGLGQLTAGIAHEINNPINFVTSNIKPLGLDINDLYDVIQKYEEIDPDQDIREQISAIDRFKKQIDIDFIKTEINSLLSGIGEGAKRTAEIIRSLKNFSRLDENDTKPVDLNEGIESTLVLLRSTVPSSIKIIKDLQPIPLVECLPGKINQVFMNLITNALHALKVKENPAEEEYIYITTSSIPDHVVISIKDTGSGMTDEIKQKIFEPFFTTKQVGEGTGLGLSIVFSIIEKHKGHIDVVTKVNLGTEFIITLPLNIQ; encoded by the coding sequence ATGATCCTGTTTAAAAAAATACTATTTTTAACAATAGCACTGCTATGCAGTGCCGTTCTCACCTATTCAGCGACACAGGACAGTACGCTTGTCTTTAAAAACGAAAACAACATTTTAAAGATTGAAAATGGTATATCCATTTTCAGAGATCCTGCAAAATCATTAACTATCCAGGAGGTTATCGGCCGCAAATTCGAATATCTCAATCAGAGAGTCCCTAATCTGGGTATCACTTCAGATAAAATATGGATAAAATTTACAGTAGATAATCAAAGTCTTGCAGAAAATTTAATGCTCGTTGTCGCACAGCCGGCAATTGATAGTATTACCTTGTACAGACTGGATAACCATAAGCTTTATGCCTCTTCAAAATTAGGAAAGTTTAAAGCCTTTCATGCCAGGTTAGTCGATAATCCGAACTATATATTTCCGGTTAACATGGCCAGAAATAAAAAAGAAACCTTTTACATCAGTGTTAGTTCTACAGACCAGATCCAGTTGCCTATTTCTTTAGGCACACCCAAAGTAGTACTGGTCAATGATAACAGCAAGAATATCCTGTTTGGGATCTATGCCGGAATTATCATTATCATGATTTTGTATAACCTGTTTATATCCTTTACGGTAAAAGATCCAAGTTATATTTATTACATCTTCTATATCTTCTTTGTGGGTTTAACGCAGGCCACTTTTCAGGGTTATGCATTTAAATTCCTATGGCCGGATAGTCCATGGCTGGCCATAAACAGTTCTTTTCTGGTTCCATTTTTCTCAGGTATTACGACAGCACTGTTCTTAAAAAGATTTTTACAAACAAAAGTATACACACCAAAACTGCATATCGGAATTGACCTGTTTGTCTTTTTCTACTTTATAGCGCTTGTCGCCTGGATTTCAGGTGCGCATACCATCAGCATCAAGTCTTTGCAGACCCTGGCTTTATTTGGGTCACTTTATTTCTTGTATGTGGCCAATGTAATCCGGAGAAAAGGTTCCCGCCCTGCCCTGTTCTTTTTGGTCGCCTATACGATCTTTTTATTGTGTGTGGTCATCTTTGTTTTAAGAAATTTCAACCTGGTTGAGTACAATCTCTTTACTTCTTATATTTTAGAAATTGGCTCTGTGATACAAATCACCTTACTTTCGTTCGCACTGGCAGATAAAATAAATGTTTACCGGAAAGATAAAGAGCAATCTCAGGAACAAGCACTAAGAATCTCTAAAGAGAATGAAAGACTGATCCGTGAACAAAACATCGAACTGGAAATTCAGGTGAATAAACGTACAGAAGAATTACAGAATTCGAATCTTACTTTAAACCTGACGCTGAAAGAATTAAAAGAAGCACAGTCACAATTAGTGGATGCCGAAAAGATGGCTGGTCTGGGTCAGCTGACTGCTGGAATTGCCCATGAGATCAACAATCCTATTAATTTTGTAACTTCCAATATCAAACCACTCGGACTGGATATTAATGATCTGTACGATGTGATACAGAAATATGAAGAAATCGATCCTGACCAGGATATCAGGGAACAAATCTCAGCTATTGACAGGTTTAAAAAACAAATTGATATTGATTTTATCAAAACGGAAATTAATTCTTTGCTTTCCGGAATTGGAGAAGGGGCAAAAAGAACGGCAGAAATTATCAGAAGCCTGAAAAATTTCAGCAGACTCGATGAGAATGATACCAAACCTGTAGACTTAAATGAAGGTATAGAATCTACCTTGGTTTTACTCCGGAGCACGGTTCCTTCATCTATCAAAATTATTAAAGACCTGCAGCCCATCCCACTGGTGGAATGCTTGCCTGGTAAAATAAACCAGGTTTTTATGAATCTGATTACTAATGCGCTGCATGCGTTAAAGGTCAAAGAAAATCCGGCAGAAGAAGAGTATATTTATATCACGACTTCTTCGATACCTGATCATGTGGTTATCAGTATTAAAGATACCGGGTCTGGAATGACCGATGAAATCAAACAGAAAATATTTGAACCTTTTTTCACTACAAAACAAGTTGGGGAAGGAACAGGTTTAGGCCTGTCTATTGTTTTCAGTATCATAGAAAAACATAAAGGCCATATAGATGTTGTCACAAAAGTGAATCTAGGTACAGAATTTATTATTACCTTGCCTTTAAACATACAATAA
- a CDS encoding ThiF family adenylyltransferase encodes MDKINSSVNAPDHSMIYRPVYFRLINPEEGEKLKNLIASNPALLIYDTILSQLAELIRLNNPQQKLTPDQSAALVAAHLKTDADQYGVWVYYPWSNKLVHTLDEQEFAQVRTSRNVYKITPEEIQVLKQKKIGIIGLSVGQSIALTLAMERTCGELRLADFDEIELSNMNRIKVNVQDLGLNKSIVAARQIAELDPFINVICFTEGITLDTIDEFFTGNGKLDILVEECDGIDIKILARIKAKALGIPVVMDTNDKGMLDVERFDLEPERPIFHGKVAELEALSADQLTEMLNKLTIPEKIGYLGKIIGFENLSPAMMKSVGEMNKTIVGWPQLASAVTLGGAMVTDISRRILLNQFSTSGRYFVDFDELFTDELNTITNINGDNDTH; translated from the coding sequence ATGGATAAGATTAATTCTAGTGTTAATGCTCCTGACCATTCCATGATATACCGCCCGGTTTATTTCAGATTAATCAATCCGGAGGAAGGAGAAAAGCTTAAAAACTTAATCGCCAGTAACCCTGCCCTGCTTATTTATGACACCATTTTAAGCCAGCTTGCAGAACTCATTAGACTGAATAATCCGCAGCAAAAATTAACTCCGGATCAATCTGCGGCACTGGTTGCAGCACACCTGAAAACTGATGCAGACCAATACGGTGTATGGGTATATTATCCATGGTCAAATAAATTGGTACATACACTTGATGAACAGGAATTTGCACAGGTGAGAACAAGCAGGAATGTGTATAAAATCACACCTGAAGAGATCCAGGTCCTGAAGCAAAAAAAGATAGGAATTATTGGTTTATCTGTAGGACAGAGCATTGCTTTAACATTGGCTATGGAACGGACCTGCGGAGAACTCCGCCTGGCCGATTTCGATGAAATTGAGTTGAGCAATATGAACAGAATCAAGGTAAATGTACAGGACCTTGGTTTAAACAAATCCATTGTAGCAGCCAGACAGATTGCTGAGCTTGATCCATTCATCAATGTTATCTGTTTTACCGAAGGTATCACGCTGGATACTATTGATGAGTTTTTTACCGGAAACGGGAAACTGGATATCCTGGTAGAAGAATGTGATGGGATTGACATCAAAATCCTTGCCCGTATCAAAGCTAAGGCATTGGGAATTCCGGTAGTCATGGATACCAATGACAAAGGAATGCTGGATGTAGAACGTTTCGACCTGGAGCCGGAAAGACCAATTTTCCATGGAAAAGTAGCCGAGCTGGAAGCATTAAGCGCAGATCAGCTTACAGAAATGTTAAATAAACTGACTATTCCTGAAAAAATAGGGTACCTCGGAAAAATCATAGGTTTTGAGAATTTATCTCCGGCCATGATGAAATCGGTTGGGGAGATGAACAAAACTATTGTTGGCTGGCCGCAACTTGCTTCGGCAGTAACTTTGGGTGGAGCTATGGTTACAGACATCAGTCGTCGCATATTGCTTAATCAATTTAGCACATCAGGAAGGTACTTTGTTGACTTCGACGAATTGTTTACTGATGAGTTGAATACAATCACTAATATAAACGGAGACAATGATACACATTAG
- the rpoN gene encoding RNA polymerase factor sigma-54, whose protein sequence is MLKQHLQQKLLQKLSPQQIQFIKLLQVPTVSLDTRIKEELEENPALEDPSLMIAEEPKSEYDDLNDSPDDFDGGSKEESTDEFNVDDYLQDDGGNDYSTSYNNNDDDEEKKETPIAIESTFFESLQEQLDLVPLSDQDFIIGKQIIGSLDDDGYLRRPITSMIDDLAFSQNAMVEEEDVLEMLKVIQSFDPPGIAARDLQECLTLQLRRKDPHNPIIQKAIMIVENYLDEFTRKHYDKLEKSLGLNSEDLKEIIAEILRLNPKPGDSNQVTTKQLQVIPDFHISNNDAVLILTLNSKNAPELRVSRSYIDMFQHYDKAAQKDKKLKEAVQFVKQKLDSAKWFIDAIKQRQQTLLKTMNAIMQYQYEYLLTGDERKMRPMILKDIADKIDMDISTVSRVANSKYVQTEFGTFLLKSFFSEAIQTESGEEVSNKEVKKILEDCIGNEDKRKPLADEKLTEILKEQGYNIARRTVAKYREQMNIPVARLRKEL, encoded by the coding sequence ATGCTTAAACAACATTTACAACAAAAATTACTTCAAAAGTTATCGCCTCAACAAATTCAGTTTATTAAACTGTTGCAGGTGCCTACTGTTTCCCTTGATACCAGAATAAAAGAAGAGTTAGAAGAAAATCCGGCGCTCGAAGACCCAAGTTTAATGATCGCGGAGGAACCTAAAAGTGAATATGATGATTTGAATGATTCTCCTGATGATTTTGACGGGGGTTCAAAGGAAGAAAGTACTGATGAATTTAATGTAGATGATTATTTACAGGATGATGGCGGCAATGATTACAGCACTTCTTACAATAACAATGACGATGATGAGGAAAAGAAAGAAACTCCGATAGCTATTGAGAGTACTTTTTTTGAAAGTCTTCAGGAACAGCTTGATTTAGTTCCTTTATCAGATCAGGACTTTATTATTGGTAAACAGATTATCGGCAGTTTAGACGACGACGGTTATCTGCGCAGACCAATTACTTCCATGATTGATGATCTTGCTTTTTCACAGAATGCAATGGTCGAAGAAGAAGACGTACTGGAAATGCTGAAAGTAATTCAGAGCTTCGATCCTCCGGGAATTGCAGCCAGAGATTTACAGGAATGCCTGACTTTACAATTGCGCAGAAAAGATCCGCACAATCCTATTATCCAGAAAGCGATCATGATCGTAGAAAATTACCTGGATGAATTTACCAGAAAACATTACGACAAACTTGAAAAGTCATTAGGCTTAAACAGTGAAGATTTAAAGGAAATTATTGCAGAAATCCTTCGGCTAAACCCGAAACCAGGAGACTCAAACCAGGTGACAACCAAGCAATTGCAAGTTATCCCTGATTTCCATATTTCGAACAATGACGCTGTTCTTATTTTGACTTTAAACTCAAAAAATGCACCGGAGTTAAGAGTGAGCCGTTCTTACATAGACATGTTCCAGCATTACGACAAAGCTGCGCAAAAGGACAAAAAACTAAAAGAGGCTGTACAATTTGTGAAGCAGAAACTGGATTCAGCGAAATGGTTTATTGATGCCATTAAACAACGTCAGCAAACTTTGTTAAAAACAATGAATGCCATTATGCAATATCAGTATGAATATTTGCTGACAGGTGATGAACGTAAAATGCGTCCGATGATCCTGAAAGATATTGCTGATAAAATTGATATGGATATTTCTACTGTGTCAAGGGTAGCAAACTCTAAATATGTACAAACAGAATTCGGGACTTTCTTGTTGAAGTCTTTTTTCTCGGAAGCTATTCAGACTGAAAGCGGTGAAGAAGTATCGAATAAAGAAGTAAAGAAAATTCTGGAAGACTGTATCGGTAATGAAGATAAACGCAAGCCACTGGCAGATGAGAAACTAACCGAAATCCTAAAAGAACAAGGTTATAATATTGCCCGCAGAACAGTTGCGAAATACAGAGAGCAAATGAATATTCCTGTAGCCAGATTGAGAAAAGAACTTTAG
- a CDS encoding response regulator: protein MPNKPESAIKVMLIDDNIIDLKINSKIIFISKLFSEIIQCQSGEEALSYFNTHSNQLDKLPNLILLDIQMPEMDGFEFLENYKRFPPELKENCVVAMLSSTLDFGDIRKAEANPYVIKLLKKPLYPAHLEELYKAYFPVSK, encoded by the coding sequence ATGCCAAATAAACCCGAGAGCGCAATAAAAGTGATGCTGATCGATGATAATATCATTGACCTGAAGATCAATTCAAAGATCATTTTTATCTCTAAATTATTCAGCGAAATCATTCAGTGCCAATCTGGAGAAGAAGCGCTCAGTTATTTCAATACGCATTCCAATCAACTGGATAAATTACCAAATCTAATCCTTTTGGATATCCAGATGCCCGAAATGGACGGTTTTGAATTTCTGGAAAACTATAAACGCTTCCCTCCCGAACTCAAAGAAAACTGTGTGGTTGCTATGCTTTCTTCTACGCTTGATTTTGGTGATATCCGTAAGGCAGAAGCGAACCCTTATGTCATCAAACTCCTGAAAAAACCACTTTACCCTGCACACCTGGAAGAATTATACAAGGCATACTTTCCTGTCAGCAAATAA
- a CDS encoding class I fructose-bisphosphate aldolase encodes MEHITTQLISTAKAMVADFKGLVAIDESVATLNKRFELAGIPQTEAFRRAYREVLITTPGIGDYINGAILFDETVHQQTLSGVPFLEELKKAGVIPGIKLDEGTEDLAGFPKEKVTRGLDDLQERLTIYAALGLRFAKWRGVILIDGELPSDACIVSNTHALARYAAACQRAGIVPIVEPEVIMDGNHTIERCAVVTEKVLRSLFQELYLLKVELGGLILKPNMILAGKDAPDKANSALVAKLTVNCLRNAVPATVAGIAFLSGGQDPLTASQNLNEINSVYKAVLPWPVTYSFSRALHQPALEIWKGKQENIKAAQASFLELAKANHEARKGILSRN; translated from the coding sequence ATGGAGCATATAACCACACAACTGATCAGCACTGCAAAAGCTATGGTTGCCGATTTCAAAGGTCTCGTAGCTATAGATGAAAGTGTTGCTACACTTAATAAACGTTTTGAACTTGCTGGTATACCGCAAACCGAAGCCTTCAGAAGAGCCTATCGCGAAGTATTAATTACTACGCCGGGAATAGGGGATTATATCAACGGTGCCATATTATTTGATGAAACTGTGCATCAGCAAACCCTTTCGGGAGTTCCATTTCTGGAGGAACTTAAAAAAGCAGGAGTGATCCCTGGTATCAAACTGGATGAAGGTACCGAAGATCTGGCGGGTTTTCCTAAAGAAAAAGTGACCAGAGGGCTGGATGATTTGCAGGAAAGACTGACCATTTATGCCGCATTGGGGCTCAGATTCGCTAAATGGAGAGGAGTGATCCTGATTGATGGTGAACTGCCTTCAGATGCCTGTATAGTCAGTAACACACATGCCCTTGCCCGTTATGCCGCTGCCTGTCAGCGCGCTGGGATCGTACCCATCGTAGAACCGGAAGTGATTATGGATGGTAACCATACCATCGAACGCTGCGCAGTGGTCACTGAAAAAGTATTGCGTTCTTTATTTCAGGAACTGTACCTGCTTAAAGTAGAACTGGGCGGACTGATTTTGAAACCTAATATGATTCTTGCGGGTAAAGATGCCCCTGATAAAGCCAATTCAGCTTTAGTAGCGAAATTAACAGTCAACTGTTTACGTAACGCTGTACCCGCTACAGTTGCTGGAATCGCCTTCCTTTCTGGTGGTCAGGATCCGCTGACTGCTTCACAAAATCTAAATGAAATTAACTCAGTTTATAAAGCTGTATTACCATGGCCGGTTACATATTCTTTTTCCAGGGCCTTACATCAGCCTGCTTTAGAAATATGGAAAGGTAAACAAGAGAATATAAAAGCTGCACAGGCTTCTTTTCTGGAATTGGCGAAAGCTAACCATGAAGCAAGGAAAGGAATTTTAAGTCGTAACTAA
- a CDS encoding oxidoreductase produces MNKVVLITGASAGMGKETVKLLLQRGYTVYGAARRVENMKDIASLGARVLQMDVTDEDAMVKGVNEIIKAEGRIDILINNAGFGSYGAVEDVPIQNARYQMEVNVFGVARLSQLVIPLMRENKYGKILNISSVGGKFALPLGGWYHASKFALEGLSDSMRNELKPFGIDVIVIEPGGVKSEWAEVAMTNLMKVSGQDLYQPMAQKFVNLSVTLEHKSAEPIVIAKLILKAIEARKPKFRYSGGYMAAPSLLLRKLLPDRIFDQLTMSQIK; encoded by the coding sequence ATGAATAAAGTGGTATTAATTACCGGCGCGTCGGCCGGGATGGGTAAAGAAACAGTAAAACTACTTTTACAGCGGGGATACACGGTTTACGGTGCAGCGCGCAGAGTAGAAAACATGAAAGATATAGCCAGCCTGGGCGCCAGAGTACTGCAAATGGATGTAACTGATGAAGATGCTATGGTTAAGGGTGTGAATGAGATTATCAAGGCTGAAGGCAGAATCGACATCCTGATCAATAACGCTGGTTTTGGTTCTTATGGGGCTGTAGAAGATGTTCCGATTCAGAATGCAAGATACCAGATGGAGGTCAATGTATTTGGCGTAGCCAGATTAAGCCAGCTGGTGATCCCTTTGATGCGGGAAAACAAGTATGGAAAAATCCTCAATATTTCTTCTGTTGGCGGAAAGTTTGCTTTACCGCTTGGTGGCTGGTACCATGCCAGTAAATTTGCTTTAGAAGGTTTAAGTGACAGCATGCGCAATGAGTTGAAACCTTTTGGGATTGACGTGATTGTGATCGAACCCGGGGGTGTCAAATCGGAATGGGCTGAGGTAGCTATGACTAATTTAATGAAGGTATCGGGTCAGGATCTTTATCAGCCTATGGCTCAGAAATTCGTTAACCTGAGTGTAACCCTGGAGCATAAATCTGCCGAACCTATCGTGATTGCCAAATTGATATTGAAAGCAATCGAGGCCAGGAAACCTAAATTCAGATATTCCGGCGGTTATATGGCTGCTCCAAGCCTGCTGCTGAGAAAATTATTGCCAGACCGTATATTTGATCAGCTGACGATGAGTCAGATTAAATAA
- a CDS encoding helix-turn-helix domain-containing protein, producing MEDSTIDGEFYEVQAPLSDVVSHFYHLHTSAAAEVVLKHLSPNFDMLMLFNFGAPIRYSFNDAMLSTKPIERVAVIGPLKKMLNYELQPSTDAIVVNFTLNGFYRLFQIPVNELSTDEIIDPDILIDKTCFADLWEQLAALGNTTDRIQLIEAYAASFIAENESSAIPLLSGLAYFQDPAVQPVKAIAANAALSVRTIQQRFQKFTGYSPKEILRFMRFKEVIAQLVNQKEKEIDLFELIETHGYHDQSHLIKDFNHFLGTTPRKFLKNIAGKGFCITRPGKHY from the coding sequence ATGGAAGACTCAACAATAGACGGAGAATTTTATGAAGTTCAGGCACCTTTAAGTGACGTGGTCAGTCATTTTTATCATTTGCATACCTCAGCCGCTGCTGAAGTGGTTTTAAAACATCTTTCTCCCAATTTTGATATGTTGATGCTGTTCAATTTTGGTGCGCCAATCCGTTATTCATTTAATGACGCGATGTTAAGTACGAAGCCAATTGAACGGGTAGCTGTGATCGGCCCGCTCAAAAAGATGCTGAATTATGAATTACAACCTTCAACAGATGCGATAGTTGTAAATTTTACCCTGAATGGTTTTTACCGGTTGTTTCAAATTCCTGTGAATGAATTATCAACAGATGAAATAATAGACCCTGATATATTAATTGATAAGACTTGTTTTGCAGACCTCTGGGAGCAGTTGGCTGCATTGGGAAACACTACTGACAGAATTCAGCTGATCGAAGCTTACGCCGCTTCTTTTATAGCCGAAAATGAATCGTCTGCTATTCCTTTGTTAAGCGGACTGGCTTATTTCCAGGATCCGGCTGTACAGCCTGTCAAAGCTATTGCAGCAAATGCTGCTTTATCAGTGAGAACGATACAACAGCGTTTTCAAAAATTTACAGGTTATTCTCCTAAAGAAATCCTCCGTTTTATGCGTTTCAAGGAAGTGATCGCTCAGCTTGTCAACCAAAAAGAAAAAGAAATTGATCTCTTTGAACTGATCGAAACACATGGTTATCATGATCAGAGTCATTTGATTAAAGACTTTAATCATTTTTTAGGAACTACACCCCGGAAATTTCTCAAAAATATAGCCGGTAAAGGCTTTTGTATCACCAGACCGGGCAAACACTATTAG
- a CDS encoding response regulator: protein MNSDTPINVLYVDDEVHNLNSFKAGFRRKFNIFTAESAVEGRKVLETELIHVIITDQRMPVTTGIEFLESIIPDFPDPIRILLTGYADINAVIDAINKGQVYKYIQKPWMDEDLRINIEKAYEIYALRKENKELTEALLVANKQLEFLLRQNLLS from the coding sequence ATGAATTCCGACACCCCAATTAATGTGCTTTATGTGGATGATGAAGTTCATAATCTTAATTCTTTTAAAGCCGGCTTTAGAAGGAAATTCAACATTTTTACGGCTGAATCTGCTGTGGAGGGACGGAAGGTATTAGAAACTGAACTTATTCATGTAATTATAACCGATCAACGCATGCCGGTTACCACTGGTATCGAATTTCTGGAATCAATAATTCCGGATTTTCCCGATCCGATCCGAATATTGCTGACCGGTTATGCGGATATCAACGCAGTAATTGATGCCATCAACAAAGGTCAGGTTTATAAATATATTCAAAAACCATGGATGGACGAAGATCTGAGGATCAACATCGAAAAGGCGTATGAAATTTATGCGCTGAGGAAAGAAAATAAAGAGCTTACCGAAGCTTTGCTGGTTGCCAATAAACAACTGGAATTCCTGCTTAGACAAAACTTACTTTCTTAA
- a CDS encoding hybrid sensor histidine kinase/response regulator — MTRSPVKVLYIDDEENNLLAFKASFRRQYEIYTAISAAEGLKVLENLPVEVIIADQKMPETTGVEFFKSIAHTYPDPIRILLTGYTDIAALADAINHGDIYRYITKPWNDLELHNSIKNAHDAYKSKIDLRNKIKELEKTNDELNRFIYSISHELRAPLVSVIGIVNLVKMEGLYNSSGEYWELIESCSNKLDYYIQKTLQYYKNNKNISENSDINFKTLVDEMIDLYAYSERDTQFNLNINQTHPFIGDSFRIEVILGNLISNAIKYHKESGHHKVVDISIEANLLSAEISITDNGLGILNEHLEKIFTQFFKTKNNKGSGLGLFIVKEALNKIDGKISVSSSVNHGTTFKITIPNAK; from the coding sequence ATGACTCGCTCGCCTGTTAAAGTTTTATATATTGACGATGAAGAGAACAACCTCCTCGCCTTCAAAGCAAGTTTTAGGAGACAATATGAGATTTACACAGCAATATCCGCAGCCGAAGGTTTAAAGGTATTAGAGAACCTTCCGGTAGAAGTGATTATTGCTGATCAAAAGATGCCTGAAACTACAGGTGTAGAATTCTTTAAGAGTATAGCACATACCTATCCGGATCCTATCCGCATACTTTTGACTGGTTATACTGATATTGCTGCATTAGCAGATGCGATTAACCATGGTGATATTTACCGATATATCACTAAGCCATGGAATGATCTGGAATTGCATAATTCTATCAAAAATGCACATGATGCTTATAAGTCTAAAATTGATCTGAGAAATAAGATTAAAGAACTGGAAAAGACAAACGATGAGCTGAACCGCTTTATCTATAGTATCTCTCACGAATTAAGGGCTCCCCTGGTTTCGGTCATTGGTATTGTAAACCTGGTGAAAATGGAGGGACTTTATAATTCTAGCGGGGAATACTGGGAATTGATAGAATCCTGTTCTAATAAACTGGATTATTATATACAGAAAACACTTCAGTACTATAAAAACAATAAGAACATCTCTGAAAATTCAGACATCAACTTCAAGACACTGGTAGACGAAATGATTGACCTGTATGCTTACAGCGAAAGAGATACGCAGTTTAACCTGAATATTAATCAGACACATCCATTTATAGGGGATTCGTTCCGGATCGAGGTGATTTTGGGTAACCTGATTTCTAATGCGATCAAATATCATAAAGAAAGCGGACATCATAAGGTGGTGGATATTTCCATAGAAGCAAATTTGCTATCTGCCGAAATATCAATTACTGATAATGGACTGGGTATTCTCAACGAACATCTGGAAAAGATATTTACGCAGTTCTTTAAAACAAAAAATAACAAAGGAAGTGGTTTGGGATTGTTTATAGTCAAGGAAGCTTTAAACAAGATTGACGGAAAAATATCTGTCAGTTCCTCTGTGAATCATGGTACGACGTTCAAAATTACTATTCCCAATGCCAAATAA
- a CDS encoding adenylate/guanylate cyclase domain-containing protein: MKTQNNYIPSTLPTHQISCTRLTDQTIVCKSPDKMKEIYTAPGEEHELALLFLDIRNFTAAMEIRSSYEVIFMIRKLFVLFNRSITGAGGRIIETNGDRIYAVFGLDTTIRKAVQSSVNAAYALLRDVDVFNASYAQPYFNLSYEVGIGVHHGQVVVGQYDLVNKEQMTVMGLPVNIASRLQGETKGLNNNLIISESTYGLLTDPKDAEIRAVQLRGVTAAMNVMLMGNTFHAENHIDDMDLNYYLGISG, encoded by the coding sequence GTGAAAACTCAGAATAACTACATTCCATCTACCCTCCCGACACATCAGATTTCATGTACACGCCTTACTGACCAGACTATTGTGTGTAAATCACCCGATAAAATGAAAGAGATTTATACTGCGCCCGGAGAAGAGCATGAACTGGCTCTTTTATTTCTTGATATCCGCAATTTCACAGCTGCTATGGAGATCAGATCTTCATATGAAGTCATTTTTATGATCAGAAAACTGTTTGTTTTATTTAACCGCTCTATTACCGGGGCCGGGGGCCGGATTATTGAAACCAATGGAGATCGCATTTATGCAGTTTTTGGACTGGATACAACGATCAGAAAAGCAGTACAGTCTTCGGTTAATGCTGCTTATGCCCTATTACGTGATGTAGATGTTTTTAATGCTTCTTATGCACAGCCCTATTTTAACCTGAGTTATGAGGTTGGTATTGGCGTACACCATGGTCAGGTTGTAGTGGGCCAGTATGACCTGGTCAATAAAGAGCAGATGACTGTAATGGGCCTGCCGGTAAATATCGCTTCGCGTTTACAAGGAGAAACCAAAGGACTCAACAATAACCTGATCATTTCTGAAAGTACTTACGGGCTGCTGACCGATCCTAAGGATGCGGAAATCAGAGCTGTCCAGCTCAGGGGAGTTACTGCTGCCATGAATGTGATGTTAATGGGAAATACATTTCATGCTGAAAACCATATTGATGATATGGATCTGAATTATTACCTTGGAATATCCGGTTAA